A part of Pararoseomonas sp. SCSIO 73927 genomic DNA contains:
- a CDS encoding hydroxymethylglutaryl-CoA lyase has translation MTAPERVTISEVSLRDGLQIEAAILPTGAKVALAGALADAGLTCIEATGFVHPKVIPQFADAEAVMAALPRRPGLRYAAFVPNERGAERAVAAGVDLKCGVAASDRFNALNVRMTTEQGMQSIGGIARVAAGTGSRIVGVVATAFGCPYEGAVDPNRVDRLFAQMQELGSPVTYLADTTGMADPGAIRRTVERLRRRWPEARIGLHLHNTRGLGLANALAGLDVGIRDFESSIGGLGGCPFAPLAVGNVCTEDFVHMLGAMNFETRINLDRLLDAARLAQNLVGRTLPGMVLKAGKASERHEAAERESKLG, from the coding sequence ATGACGGCGCCGGAAAGGGTGACGATCAGCGAGGTCTCGCTGCGGGACGGCCTTCAGATCGAGGCGGCGATCCTGCCGACCGGGGCGAAGGTGGCGCTGGCCGGCGCGCTGGCCGATGCCGGGCTGACCTGCATCGAGGCGACGGGCTTCGTCCACCCGAAGGTCATCCCGCAATTCGCCGATGCGGAGGCGGTGATGGCCGCCCTGCCACGCCGTCCCGGCCTTCGCTACGCCGCCTTCGTGCCGAATGAACGCGGCGCCGAGCGGGCGGTGGCGGCAGGAGTGGACCTGAAGTGCGGCGTGGCCGCGAGCGACCGCTTCAATGCCCTGAACGTGCGGATGACAACGGAGCAGGGCATGCAGTCCATCGGCGGCATCGCGCGCGTCGCCGCCGGCACCGGATCGCGCATCGTGGGCGTTGTCGCGACCGCGTTCGGCTGCCCTTACGAGGGCGCCGTGGACCCGAACCGCGTCGATCGCCTCTTCGCGCAGATGCAGGAGCTGGGATCGCCCGTCACCTACCTGGCGGACACGACCGGCATGGCCGATCCCGGCGCCATCCGCCGGACCGTGGAGCGGCTGCGCCGCCGCTGGCCCGAGGCCCGGATCGGGCTGCACCTGCACAACACGCGCGGGCTCGGCCTGGCGAACGCCCTGGCAGGGCTGGACGTCGGGATCCGGGATTTCGAGTCCTCCATCGGCGGCCTTGGCGGCTGCCCCTTCGCGCCGCTCGCCGTAGGCAACGTCTGCACGGAGGACTTCGTCCATATGCTCGGGGCCATGAACTTCGAGACGAGGATCAACCTCGACCGGTTGCTGGACGCGGCCCGGCTGGCGCAGAACCTCGTCGGGCGGACGCTGCCCGGCATGGTGCTCAAGGCCGGTAAGGCGTCGGAGCGGCACGAGGCAGCGGAGAGGGAAAGCAAGCTGGGATAG
- a CDS encoding amidohydrolase family protein yields MAFALPPGGTDCHVHAFGDPAAFPFVAGRHYTPDLADADDLRAFLDGHGLDRVVVVQPSTYGTDNRCTMDAVARLGGRARAVVVVDAGIDDAELAALHAADARGVRLNLQTGGQEDLRATEALVEAFAGRLRGSGWHLQVYAAHGVLAAVGPVLARAGLPVVVDHFGLVGRRDTPFAEATQAVERLVAGLGLYVKLSAPQRAVADPEAAPELAGLVRRLVRAAPERLLWGSDWPHSPSSRMPGSERTVQPFDRIDDALALERIAEWVGDGPAMRGILVDNPAALYGFGLTSPVSGFGQPRH; encoded by the coding sequence ATGGCCTTCGCCCTCCCCCCGGGCGGCACGGACTGCCACGTCCACGCCTTCGGCGATCCGGCCGCCTTTCCCTTCGTGGCAGGGCGCCACTACACGCCCGACCTCGCCGATGCGGACGATCTGCGGGCCTTCCTGGACGGCCACGGCCTGGACCGCGTCGTCGTCGTCCAGCCCAGCACCTACGGCACGGACAACCGCTGCACGATGGATGCCGTCGCGCGGCTCGGTGGCCGCGCGCGGGCGGTGGTGGTGGTCGATGCAGGCATCGACGACGCGGAGCTCGCCGCCCTGCACGCCGCCGATGCCCGCGGCGTGAGGCTGAATCTCCAGACCGGCGGCCAGGAAGACCTGCGCGCGACGGAAGCGCTGGTGGAGGCGTTCGCCGGCCGGCTGCGCGGGAGCGGCTGGCACCTCCAGGTCTACGCCGCCCACGGGGTGCTGGCGGCGGTGGGGCCGGTGCTGGCCCGGGCCGGGCTGCCTGTTGTGGTGGACCATTTCGGCCTCGTCGGGCGGCGCGATACCCCCTTTGCCGAGGCCACCCAGGCGGTGGAGCGCCTGGTGGCGGGGCTCGGGCTGTACGTCAAGCTCTCCGCCCCGCAGCGCGCCGTGGCGGATCCGGAGGCGGCGCCGGAGCTGGCGGGCCTCGTCCGCCGCCTCGTGCGCGCAGCGCCGGAGCGACTGCTCTGGGGCAGTGACTGGCCGCACTCGCCGAGCAGCCGCATGCCAGGGTCGGAGAGAACCGTGCAGCCCTTCGACCGGATCGACGATGCTCTTGCCCTGGAACGGATCGCCGAGTGGGTCGGGGATGGACCGGCGATGAGAGGGATCCTGGTGGACAACCCGGCAGCGCTGTACGGCTTTGGTCTGACCTCCCCGGTGAGCGGCTTCGGGCAGCCACGCCATTGA
- a CDS encoding MmgE/PrpD family protein — MGLTREIGRFVVGMSGEGLPEAARPVIRTGFTDLLGVMLAGWDEPACRVVRRAVTGDAGHGWTGLLRGTVPAPEAGLLLGTAAHVLDFDDTGLSGHPSAVLVPAVLAEAAATGADGAAMAAAYAAGYETWAELIGRESDPHHEKGWHPSAVFGTLAAAAAAAVLRRLDEDAATHAIGIAASLAGGVVSNFGSMTKSFQLGHAVRSGLEAVRMAEAGLTASPDALEHGLGLLRALSPRGRVDTASPAAFGARWHLLERGLNVKLYPVCYAAHRVLDAVGGLCRTHDVDPAAIEAVELEIGVGQARMLRQHAPRTVLEAKFSAEFAAASMAVARRCGPAELSEAFLARPELRALFPRVSVRTVEGSNPDEPSLAPSDRARIVMADGRVLDSGPVAFPRGHFCAPAGPEELREKFMGCAGPVLGEAEAAQLFERAQGIDSLPGVAALFPADAPALRGAA, encoded by the coding sequence TTGGGCCTGACGCGGGAGATCGGCCGCTTCGTGGTTGGCATGTCGGGAGAGGGGCTGCCCGAGGCGGCGCGCCCGGTGATCCGCACGGGCTTCACGGACCTCCTGGGCGTCATGCTCGCCGGCTGGGACGAGCCGGCCTGCCGGGTCGTGCGGCGGGCGGTGACCGGCGACGCCGGCCATGGGTGGACGGGGCTGCTGCGCGGCACGGTCCCGGCGCCGGAGGCCGGGCTGCTCCTCGGCACCGCCGCCCACGTGCTGGATTTCGACGACACCGGGCTGAGCGGCCATCCCAGCGCCGTGCTGGTCCCCGCGGTGCTGGCGGAGGCCGCGGCGACAGGCGCGGACGGCGCGGCGATGGCGGCGGCCTACGCGGCGGGCTACGAGACCTGGGCCGAGCTGATCGGGCGCGAGAGCGACCCCCACCATGAGAAGGGCTGGCACCCCAGCGCCGTCTTCGGGACCCTCGCCGCCGCTGCCGCCGCCGCGGTGCTGCGCCGGCTGGACGAGGACGCGGCGACCCACGCCATCGGCATCGCCGCATCCCTCGCCGGCGGGGTGGTCTCCAACTTCGGTTCCATGACGAAATCCTTCCAGCTCGGCCACGCCGTGCGGTCCGGCCTGGAGGCGGTGCGGATGGCGGAAGCGGGGCTGACCGCCTCCCCCGACGCGCTGGAGCACGGGCTGGGCCTGCTGCGCGCCCTCTCGCCGCGCGGCCGGGTGGATACCGCCTCCCCCGCCGCATTCGGCGCGCGCTGGCACCTGCTGGAGCGCGGGCTGAACGTGAAGCTCTACCCCGTATGCTACGCGGCGCACCGGGTGCTGGACGCGGTGGGCGGGCTGTGCCGCACGCACGACGTGGATCCCGCCGCGATCGAGGCGGTGGAGCTGGAGATCGGCGTGGGCCAGGCACGGATGCTGCGCCAGCACGCGCCGCGCACGGTGCTGGAGGCGAAGTTCAGCGCCGAGTTCGCCGCCGCCAGCATGGCCGTCGCGCGGCGCTGCGGCCCGGCGGAGCTGAGCGAGGCCTTCCTGGCCCGCCCGGAGCTGCGCGCGCTCTTCCCGCGCGTGTCGGTGCGCACGGTCGAGGGATCCAACCCGGACGAGCCCAGCCTGGCACCGAGCGACCGCGCGCGGATCGTAATGGCCGATGGCCGGGTGCTGGATTCCGGTCCGGTGGCCTTCCCGCGCGGGCATTTCTGCGCGCCGGCGGGGCCGGAGGAGCTGAGGGAGAAGTTCATGGGATGCGCGGGGCCCGTGCTGGGCGAGGCGGAGGCCGCACAGCTCTTCGAGCGGGCGCAGGGGATCGACAGCCTGCCCGGCGTGGCGGCGCTTTTCCCGGCCGACGCCCCCGCGCTGCGGGGTGCGGCATGA
- a CDS encoding tripartite tricarboxylate transporter substrate binding protein — protein sequence MPFSTSRRSLMMAGAALAAGPALAAGAAQAQERYPAKPITLVIPFPPGASTDLVGRPLAQRMSEALGVPVVVENRAGAGGMLGSEYVARQRPDGYTLEIVLNATHGLISLFNRNVSYDPFRDFSYVVLAASAPTAFMAHPSVPASTVAELLDHARRSPDNLQVGSSGVGSHHHLGVALLRQRTGLPFVHVPFRGGGEAMTALIGGHVPLAFGTLSTALEAARSKQVKILGLMDAERAAVAPGVPTIGETLEGYSAPSVLIGVLGPARMPEPVVARLNAVINEALANEAVRMRLMELGVQPMGGTPDAFRDRFRADMDRFRAIMETAGIQPE from the coding sequence ATGCCGTTCAGCACGTCGCGCCGTTCGCTGATGATGGCCGGGGCGGCGCTCGCTGCCGGTCCGGCCCTGGCAGCGGGCGCCGCCCAGGCCCAGGAACGCTACCCGGCCAAGCCGATCACCCTCGTCATCCCTTTCCCGCCCGGCGCCTCCACCGACCTCGTCGGCCGCCCGCTCGCGCAGCGCATGTCGGAGGCGCTGGGCGTGCCGGTGGTGGTGGAGAACCGCGCCGGCGCGGGCGGCATGCTCGGCTCCGAGTACGTGGCCCGGCAGAGGCCGGACGGCTACACGCTGGAGATCGTGCTGAACGCGACGCACGGCCTCATCTCGCTGTTCAACCGCAACGTCTCCTACGACCCGTTCCGCGACTTCAGCTACGTCGTGCTCGCGGCCAGCGCGCCCACCGCCTTCATGGCGCACCCCTCCGTGCCCGCTTCCACCGTGGCGGAGCTGCTGGACCACGCGAGGCGCAGCCCGGACAACCTGCAGGTCGGCAGCTCGGGCGTCGGCTCCCATCATCACCTCGGCGTCGCGCTGCTGCGCCAGCGCACCGGCCTTCCCTTCGTCCACGTTCCCTTCCGCGGCGGCGGGGAAGCGATGACGGCGCTGATCGGCGGCCACGTCCCGCTCGCCTTCGGCACCCTCTCCACCGCGCTGGAGGCGGCGCGGAGCAAGCAGGTGAAGATCCTCGGCCTGATGGACGCGGAGCGGGCGGCGGTCGCCCCGGGGGTGCCGACGATCGGGGAGACGCTGGAGGGCTACAGCGCGCCCTCCGTCCTGATCGGCGTCCTCGGGCCCGCGCGGATGCCGGAGCCGGTCGTCGCGCGCCTGAACGCCGTCATCAACGAGGCCCTGGCGAACGAGGCCGTCCGCATGCGGCTGATGGAGTTGGGCGTGCAGCCCATGGGCGGCACGCCCGATGCCTTCCGGGACCGCTTCCGCGCGGACATGGACCGCTTCCGCGCCATTATGGAAACGGCGGGTATCCAGCCGGAATGA
- a CDS encoding 3-oxoacyl-ACP reductase family protein, with product MLTNADFSLEGRVALVTGSGRNIGRAVAEAYAAAGARVVVNGHKDRDAIEAVAAGIRERGGEAIAVLADVSDPAAVSAMVAETVERFGGLDITVANVSVRPYQPFLEISLEDWDRVIRTNLSSTFYLARAALPHMVARGRGRLIHVSGMDGFFGNVTHRAHNVTAKAGMHGLAKAIAREFGPQGITANTVAPGPIDTERDWTQYVHQEREQVRAGVPLGRYGGVDEVAGACLFLASDAGGYVSGQVIHVNGGYLMI from the coding sequence ATGCTGACGAATGCCGATTTCAGCCTGGAAGGGCGCGTCGCCCTCGTCACCGGCTCGGGCCGCAACATCGGCCGCGCGGTGGCGGAGGCCTACGCGGCCGCCGGCGCCCGGGTGGTGGTGAACGGCCACAAGGACCGCGACGCGATCGAGGCCGTGGCGGCCGGCATCCGGGAGCGCGGCGGGGAGGCGATCGCGGTCCTCGCCGACGTCTCCGATCCCGCCGCCGTCTCGGCGATGGTGGCGGAGACGGTGGAGCGGTTCGGCGGGCTGGACATCACCGTCGCCAACGTCTCGGTCCGGCCCTACCAGCCCTTCCTCGAGATCAGCCTGGAGGACTGGGACCGGGTGATCCGCACCAACCTCTCCTCCACCTTCTACCTCGCCCGCGCGGCGCTGCCGCACATGGTCGCGCGCGGCCGGGGGCGGCTGATCCACGTCTCCGGGATGGACGGGTTCTTCGGCAACGTCACCCACCGCGCCCACAACGTGACCGCCAAGGCCGGCATGCACGGGCTGGCCAAGGCCATCGCGCGGGAGTTCGGGCCGCAGGGGATCACCGCCAACACCGTGGCGCCCGGCCCGATCGACACGGAGCGGGACTGGACCCAGTACGTCCACCAGGAGCGGGAGCAGGTGCGGGCGGGCGTGCCGCTCGGGCGGTATGGCGGGGTGGACGAGGTGGCCGGGGCCTGCCTGTTCCTTGCCAGCGACGCGGGCGGCTACGTCTCCGGCCAGGTGATCCACGTCAATGGCGGCTACCTGATGATCTGA
- a CDS encoding enoyl-CoA hydratase-related protein — protein MSMKREWRRLAVEEVEPGLLVVRFNRPEVRNAIDTATMEDLRELFGPLAFTPGDLRCIVLTGTGDKAFCAGGDLKERQGMTDDEWRLQHAIAEESAYAVLNSAVPVIAAVNGAAFGGGCELALCCDFIYAASTASFALPEVTRGIMPGAGGTQNLPRAVGERRAKELLITGRAFGAAEAERWGMVNAVLEPDELMPRVMEVARTICANAPVSVRQIRKAVHQGLQTDLTTGLLLEVQAYERTIPTEDRREGVRAFNERRRPVFQGR, from the coding sequence ATGAGCATGAAGCGGGAGTGGCGCCGCCTGGCGGTGGAGGAGGTCGAGCCCGGCCTCCTCGTCGTGCGCTTCAACCGGCCGGAGGTGCGGAACGCGATCGACACGGCGACGATGGAGGACCTGCGGGAGCTGTTCGGCCCGCTCGCCTTCACCCCCGGCGACCTGCGCTGCATCGTGCTGACGGGCACAGGCGACAAGGCGTTCTGTGCCGGCGGCGACCTGAAGGAACGCCAGGGCATGACCGACGACGAGTGGCGGCTGCAGCACGCCATCGCGGAGGAGAGCGCCTACGCCGTCCTCAACTCCGCCGTGCCGGTGATCGCGGCCGTGAACGGCGCCGCCTTCGGGGGTGGCTGCGAGCTCGCGCTCTGCTGCGACTTCATCTACGCGGCCAGCACCGCCAGCTTCGCCCTGCCGGAGGTGACGCGGGGCATCATGCCGGGCGCGGGCGGCACGCAGAACCTGCCGCGCGCGGTGGGGGAGCGGCGCGCGAAGGAGCTGCTGATCACCGGCCGCGCCTTCGGCGCCGCGGAGGCGGAGCGCTGGGGCATGGTCAACGCGGTCCTCGAACCGGATGAGCTGATGCCGCGAGTGATGGAGGTCGCGCGCACCATCTGCGCCAACGCCCCCGTCTCCGTCCGCCAGATCCGCAAGGCCGTGCACCAGGGGCTGCAGACCGACCTCACGACGGGCCTGCTACTCGAGGTGCAGGCCTATGAGCGCACCATCCCGACCGAAGACCGGCGCGAGGGCGTGCGCGCCTTCAATGAACGCCGGCGGCCCGTCTTCCAGGGCCGCTGA
- a CDS encoding IclR family transcriptional regulator, whose translation MADDGFARPEGAEGGEEADPRYIVPGLSRGLALLQLFSRQRPAQTLQELAAGLGITRSAAYRLAYTLEKDGFILRDAATRRYRLTAHVLTLGFDYLNSQPLTGLAAPALQQLSSLTSAATHLVVLDGWQVVYLARVAPPVALVSNLQIGTRLPCHITASGRALLATLDEAELRRIYAVLRRESRDVPPPSSFEALAEQAAEDRARGYVFRGSILDPGLMTFACVVRDGTGKAVGGVNVVGPAALLERFGGEEALRAAVLDAASSVSRQLGFQGG comes from the coding sequence ATGGCGGATGACGGCTTCGCGCGCCCCGAGGGCGCGGAGGGTGGCGAGGAGGCCGATCCGCGCTACATCGTGCCCGGCCTCTCGCGCGGGCTCGCGCTATTACAGCTCTTCAGCCGCCAGCGCCCGGCGCAGACGCTGCAGGAGCTCGCCGCCGGGCTCGGCATCACCCGCTCCGCCGCCTACCGCCTCGCCTACACGCTGGAGAAGGACGGATTCATCCTTCGGGACGCGGCGACGCGACGCTACCGGCTGACCGCGCACGTGCTGACGCTGGGCTTCGACTACCTCAACTCCCAGCCCCTGACAGGCCTCGCCGCCCCGGCCCTGCAGCAGCTCAGCAGCCTCACCTCCGCCGCCACGCACCTCGTCGTGCTGGACGGCTGGCAGGTGGTCTACCTCGCCCGCGTGGCGCCGCCCGTCGCGCTGGTGAGCAACCTGCAGATCGGCACGCGGCTGCCCTGCCACATCACCGCCAGCGGCCGGGCGCTGCTGGCCACCCTGGACGAGGCGGAGCTCCGCCGCATCTACGCGGTGCTGCGGCGGGAGAGCCGCGACGTGCCGCCCCCCTCCTCCTTCGAGGCGCTGGCGGAGCAGGCGGCGGAGGACCGGGCCCGCGGCTACGTCTTCCGCGGATCGATCCTCGATCCCGGGCTGATGACCTTCGCCTGCGTGGTGCGGGACGGCACGGGCAAGGCGGTGGGCGGGGTCAACGTGGTCGGCCCGGCGGCCCTGCTGGAGCGCTTCGGCGGCGAGGAGGCGCTGCGCGCCGCTGTGCTGGACGCGGCATCCTCCGTCTCCCGGCAACTCGGCTTCCAGGGCGGCTGA
- a CDS encoding tripartite tricarboxylate transporter substrate binding protein yields the protein MQRRHILRAGLALPALITAGRAGGQNLPDGWPSRPIRLIVPYAPGGGTDVLARAVADKAGQRLGATIVVDNRPGGAGNLATAMAAEAAPDGYTLLVGNIGPIAVNPSLFRNLRPDPATALAPVTLLAAAPMLILVNPRLPVNDLRGLVALAKEKPGEINYGSAGNGSANHLAGAYFALKAGIDVQHVPYRGAGPALNDLVAGTLQMMPATLPSSIGMVKDGLVRALAVTTAARVPALPDLPTLAEAGVPGYEMSAWYGIMAPAGTPRPIVDRLQREIAAAIHLPEVRARIVAEGAEPSGNTPDEFRDFAAAERRKWAEVVRDARITVD from the coding sequence ATGCAACGTCGTCACATCCTCCGGGCCGGGCTGGCGCTGCCCGCCCTGATCACGGCCGGTCGGGCGGGCGGCCAGAACCTGCCGGATGGCTGGCCCAGCCGGCCCATCCGCCTCATCGTCCCCTATGCCCCCGGGGGAGGGACGGACGTGCTGGCCCGCGCGGTGGCCGACAAGGCGGGGCAGCGCCTGGGCGCCACCATCGTGGTGGACAACCGGCCGGGCGGCGCGGGCAACCTTGCCACCGCCATGGCGGCGGAGGCCGCGCCGGACGGCTACACGCTGCTGGTCGGCAACATCGGCCCCATCGCGGTGAACCCCAGCCTGTTCCGGAACCTGCGCCCCGACCCCGCGACGGCGCTCGCGCCCGTCACCCTGCTGGCCGCCGCGCCGATGCTGATCCTGGTGAATCCGCGCCTGCCGGTGAACGACCTGCGCGGCCTCGTCGCCCTGGCGAAGGAGAAGCCGGGGGAGATCAACTACGGCTCGGCCGGGAACGGATCGGCCAACCACCTCGCCGGCGCCTATTTCGCGCTGAAGGCGGGGATCGACGTCCAGCACGTTCCCTATCGCGGCGCGGGGCCGGCGCTGAACGACCTCGTCGCCGGCACGCTGCAGATGATGCCCGCCACCCTTCCCTCCTCCATCGGCATGGTGAAGGATGGGCTGGTGCGTGCGCTGGCCGTCACCACCGCCGCGCGCGTGCCCGCCCTGCCGGACCTGCCCACCCTGGCGGAGGCCGGGGTGCCCGGCTACGAGATGAGCGCCTGGTACGGGATCATGGCCCCCGCCGGCACGCCCCGCCCGATCGTGGACCGGCTGCAACGGGAGATCGCCGCCGCGATCCACCTGCCGGAGGTGCGCGCGCGCATCGTGGCGGAGGGGGCCGAGCCCTCCGGCAACACGCCCGACGAGTTCCGGGACTTCGCCGCCGCCGAGCGCAGGAAATGGGCCGAGGTGGTGCGCGACGCCAGGATCACCGTGGACTGA
- a CDS encoding tripartite tricarboxylate transporter substrate binding protein, with translation MPQWIARAAAGCAALAALAAAPDGAQDAAAFPNRPVRMIVPFAAAGTADIVTRLVAGCMSPFLGQPVVVENRGGAGGTIGTDAVAKAAPDGYTVALHTVSSAVLNSFLYARLPYDVRRDFVAVSQVAQSPNVLAIRADIPARNVQEFIALMRARPGGYSYGTSGPGTILHLSAALFTRMAGVEATHVPYRGEGPAINDMMAGQVDFMVNVVPALLPYVRDGRFRALGVTTRERAAVLPGVPTVAESGLPEYETYIWHGIFAPAGTPAPVVERLADAAVRAVNDPACRQRMTELGLTPVGSRPAEFAAFWDRQLAYWGPVVKASGATLD, from the coding sequence ATGCCCCAGTGGATCGCGCGCGCCGCCGCGGGCTGCGCCGCCCTCGCGGCCCTCGCCGCCGCCCCGGACGGCGCGCAGGACGCCGCGGCCTTCCCGAACCGGCCCGTCCGCATGATCGTGCCCTTCGCCGCGGCCGGCACCGCCGACATCGTCACCCGGCTGGTCGCGGGCTGCATGTCGCCCTTCCTGGGCCAGCCGGTGGTGGTGGAGAACCGCGGCGGCGCCGGCGGCACGATCGGCACGGACGCCGTCGCGAAGGCGGCGCCGGACGGGTACACGGTGGCGCTGCACACGGTGTCCTCGGCGGTGCTCAACAGCTTCCTCTACGCCCGGCTGCCCTACGACGTGCGGCGCGACTTCGTGGCGGTGAGCCAGGTGGCGCAGAGCCCCAATGTGCTGGCGATCCGCGCCGACATCCCGGCGCGCAACGTCCAGGAGTTCATCGCGCTGATGAGGGCGAGGCCGGGCGGCTACAGCTACGGCACCTCCGGCCCCGGCACGATCCTCCACCTCTCGGCGGCGCTCTTCACCCGCATGGCCGGGGTAGAGGCGACGCACGTGCCCTACCGGGGCGAGGGACCGGCGATCAACGACATGATGGCGGGGCAGGTGGACTTCATGGTCAACGTCGTCCCGGCCCTGCTGCCCTATGTGCGGGACGGCCGCTTCCGCGCCCTCGGCGTCACGACGCGGGAGCGCGCGGCGGTCCTGCCGGGGGTGCCGACCGTCGCGGAATCCGGCCTGCCGGAGTACGAGACCTACATCTGGCACGGCATCTTCGCCCCGGCCGGCACGCCTGCCCCTGTGGTGGAGCGCCTGGCGGACGCGGCGGTGAGGGCCGTGAACGATCCCGCCTGCCGGCAGCGGATGACGGAGCTGGGCCTGACACCCGTCGGATCCCGCCCCGCGGAGTTCGCCGCCTTCTGGGACCGGCAGCTCGCCTACTGGGGCCCGGTGGTGAAGGCCTCGGGCGCGACGCTCGACTGA
- a CDS encoding CoA transferase, which produces MSAAAPLAGLVAVELGTSIAGPSAAMVLAELGAEVIKVEPPVGGDDARNWGPPFANGASTVFNAFNRNKRSAAIDLKDPAQVAALRRFIAAEADIVVQNLRPGLVERLGLDAATLRGDKPSLIYCHLGAFGPAGPLKDRPGYDPLMQAYGGIMGITGEEGRPPVRVGPSLVDQGSGLWGMIGVLAALRRRDATGEGCEVGTSLYETALAWVSAQVSTYGVSGRAPRKLGTENAGIAPYRAFEARDGWLVIAAGNDNLFRRCAAALGHPEWADDPRFRTNPDRVRAREELNALVEAVVATRSRAEWLEALMGAGVPCAPVLGLHEVCAEPQFEAVGMMQHAPDSDLSLLGLPLRFDGERPALRSSPPALGEATARVLGTAPARAAE; this is translated from the coding sequence ATGAGCGCGGCGGCGCCGCTGGCGGGACTGGTGGCGGTGGAGCTGGGCACGAGCATCGCCGGCCCCTCCGCCGCGATGGTCCTGGCGGAGCTGGGGGCGGAGGTGATCAAGGTGGAGCCCCCGGTGGGCGGCGACGACGCCCGCAACTGGGGCCCGCCCTTCGCGAACGGCGCCTCCACCGTGTTCAACGCCTTCAACCGCAACAAGCGGTCCGCCGCGATCGACCTGAAGGACCCCGCGCAGGTGGCGGCGCTGCGCCGCTTCATCGCGGCGGAGGCGGACATCGTGGTGCAGAACCTGCGGCCCGGGCTGGTGGAGAGGCTCGGCCTGGACGCGGCGACGCTGCGCGGGGACAAGCCCTCCCTCATCTACTGCCACCTCGGCGCCTTCGGCCCGGCGGGCCCGCTGAAGGACCGGCCGGGCTACGACCCGCTGATGCAGGCCTATGGCGGCATCATGGGCATCACGGGGGAGGAGGGGCGGCCGCCCGTGCGCGTCGGGCCCTCCCTGGTGGACCAGGGCTCGGGCCTGTGGGGCATGATCGGCGTGCTGGCCGCGCTGCGCCGGCGCGACGCCACGGGAGAGGGGTGCGAGGTCGGCACCTCCCTCTACGAGACGGCGCTGGCCTGGGTCTCGGCGCAGGTCTCCACCTACGGCGTCTCCGGCCGCGCGCCGCGCAAGCTGGGCACGGAGAACGCGGGCATCGCCCCCTACCGCGCCTTCGAGGCGCGCGACGGCTGGCTGGTGATCGCGGCGGGGAACGACAACCTGTTCCGCCGCTGCGCCGCCGCGCTGGGGCACCCGGAATGGGCCGATGATCCGCGCTTCCGCACCAACCCCGACCGCGTGCGCGCGCGGGAGGAGCTGAACGCGCTGGTGGAGGCCGTGGTGGCCACGCGGAGCCGCGCGGAGTGGCTGGAGGCGCTGATGGGGGCGGGCGTGCCCTGCGCCCCGGTGCTCGGCCTGCACGAGGTCTGCGCGGAGCCGCAGTTCGAGGCGGTGGGGATGATGCAGCACGCGCCGGACAGCGACCTGTCCCTGCTCGGCCTGCCCCTGCGCTTCGACGGGGAGCGCCCGGCGCTGCGATCTTCCCCGCCCGCGCTCGGTGAGGCGACGGCGCGCGTGCTGGGCACGGCCCCCGCGAGGGCGGCGGAATGA